In Citrus sinensis cultivar Valencia sweet orange chromosome 3, DVS_A1.0, whole genome shotgun sequence, the sequence CCCTGAACTGTTGGCAAGAACGGTGCAATTTGAGCCTCAAGTTCAAGAATACTAATTTAGTAATTAACAATTGAAGAACGGATATGTGATAACTCATATGCTTTTAGAATTTTACATTGCGGTGTATAAACCAATGGGAAATACCGTAGCATCACAAGAAAGAATTTCCATCAGCACATTTTACAAAGCGAGATATGAAGAACACCCAGCATCCAGTTTGATCTCTGAAGAAACACCCGCGTTGTTTAGAAGAGTGACAGTTGAAGAATATCTCAGGGGCCGATTTGCTCGTGTGCTTAGGGAAAAGTCTTGCCTGGATGTCCTGAGAATTCAACATGGTCAAGGCTAGTACAAGTTTATCTGGACAGTGGCTAATAAAAGCGTGAGCAACTGGAAAGAAGAAATAAGTTCTATTATTGTAACCTGCTGCTTAGGTCATAGTGTTTGTGACAcattaatgtaaattatattacGTGAAATAATGAACAGACAATGTATAGAACAGGATGATCTGGAGTCAAAAGGCAAACCAGGTGAGGGCTCGCTGGTTATTACTATTAGGTTATGTTTGGGAGTTAGGATTATGTGTAGGATTGGAATAATTattgagataaaatattaataccaTGTTTGGCATGCTCACTTGGATTGAACtaatagaataaatttaaaatttaatcctAAATTAATGGGATTGCTAATCCTAATTTTCATGTGGGTTTAGTTGGGACTAGAtaatatcaagaaaaatatttgtccATTTATAATGTCTtccataatttattaaaccattttatttataacttaaaaattatttatttattatttttaattaagtaatttatttttattaatgatttacttaaaagttattaattaatttattatttgaataactttatttattttatttaatgaaatgatATATCTCATTTGAAATAacctataatttaaataatttatacttctttatttgtgtacgtatatatttcttattagttttatttttaattaattatattatttcttgttaagtatctataaatagttgatatttaaattcaaatattaatgtaaatattatttaattttatgtaaatttaatttagcaTAATCCAATCCAATACCATACCAAACATAAGTCAGCACTAtatataatctaatataatttaatctattttaatttagttcaATTTAATCCTGCGTGCCAAACATGACCTTAGGTGTAAGGTAACATGGgaattacaaataattaattgactaGCTAATTTGTTGCTTCTGATTATCAATAATTGTCTTTCTTTCTCGTGCCCATATTTTACTATCATTTTGAATGGTCCCCTTGAAGTAATCCAGATCAGCCATttgcataaaaatatatgatgAATGGTTAGGCGGAGGGTGCTGAtttgttagaaaataattctttttaactcTTGCGATTGTCTGCAGTCTGCACCCTGCACTCTTCTCCTATAACCAATACAAAAGCTGTAGCAATCTTGAGAGGATTTTTGGAATAAAAGATGGCCAAGATTGGAGGTTCTCTGCTTGTTCCTTGTGTTCAAGAGTTGGTCAAGAATCCTATGTTAGTTGTCCCACCCAGATACATACGTCCGGATCAAGATTCACCAATCAATTCTGATGATACTTTGATTTCACAAATACCAGTTATTGACATGCAGAGCTTGCTTTCTGAAGAATCAATGGATTCTGAGTTAGCCAAGCTCGACTTCGCTTGCAAAGAATGGGGTTTTTTCCAGGTAAAATGATTTAgcaaagtttgaaaatttttttaactagaaCATGCTTGTCTgtgattaagaataaaaaaaaaatcctcgcAAAACTCTCAATCACagtatttattttagaaatccAGTCTCCATTGATGTTAGCATATCATGAGTTTTCAGTTTTTCCCATCTTGTTCTTTCGCTGTTTTCAGTACTTTTAGGACTGCAGCAGCTTGTGAGATGTGAAGGAAGTTGTCTCTGTGTTTGTTTGTACAAATTATGAGGAGATATGAGAAGAAAACACCcatcatttatttttgaaaccCAGATtccattgatttatttgtttttgactTTCTTTATTGCTTTACCTTTCCACCAGAGATGGATTGGGCTAGGATTAATTTGTGATTTTCTCATTCCTAAAAGTAACTGGGCAGTAAGTATGAAAAGATTCTCTTGACAAATTTCACCTACTCTGTCTCAATAACTTTTGGTAGCTAATGAGAAATATGCTTCTGTCAAAATGTGATAAAAGATATACTAATTTTATAAGATTCCTGGAGATTATTTGCTGTTACATGGTTTTGCAAATTCAATTTGTGAACCAAACTAGAAGAACTTCAtgcttattattgttattcaaGAATATTGAACTTTCTGCAAAACAATGAGTGAAAAACACTTGTAGAAACTAATCATTGGGAAGATATATAAGCAAATTAAGATTGGTGGTTCATGCAACAGCAATGTTCTAGGTTGAAATGCAACAAATGCTTTCAGCCATCTTTGACGGTAAATCTTCTCTAAATCAGTCAAATAAGTTGCAATCTGTCTCAGTAAAACACCTGGACCACTGTGAACTTAGTGGCATGAGTATTAAATCTTAGATGCTGTTCATTCCTGCATCATTTCAGCTGGTAAACCATGGAGTGAGCTCGGCATTTCtagagaaattgaagaaagaggTTCAGGGATTCTTCAATCTAAGcatggaagaaaagaaaaaatattggcAGCATCCAGGAGATGTAGAAGGATTTGGACAAGCCTTTGTTGTATCTGAGGAACAAAAGCTTGATTGGGCTGACATTTTCTCCATGATCACTCTTCCAGTTCATCTGAGGAAGCCACACTTATTTCCTAAGCTTCCTCCTTTGCTCAGGTTCTCTCTGTTTGTGCTTGATATGGATTTGCAAACAAAAAGAGCAAATTAAACCTTCTATGATTCTATCTAAtgctttatcttcttttttcttctagaGACACCTTGGAAGTTTACTCGATGGAGTTAAAATCTCTGGCCATGAACCTGATATCGAAAATGggaaaagttttaaatatcaaagatgaagaattgAGAGAATTCTTTGAAAATGGTTTCCAATCAATGAGGATGAACTATTACCCTCCATGTCCTCAGCCGGAGAAGGTTATGGGCCTCACCCCTCATTCTGATGGCTCTGCTCTTACCATTCTGCTACAAATCAATGAAGTAGAAGGTCTCCAGATCAAGAATGATGGAAAATGGATTCCTATCACACCGCTGCCAAATGCTTTCATTGTCAACATCGGAGACACATTGGAGGTAATAATTATGATTACTTTCCTTGGCATTTTTATGTCCCTTCTCATGtgctctaatatttttaacattgcAGATTATAACCAATGGGACATACCGTAGCATTGAGCATCGTGCAATTGTAAACTCTTTACAAGAAAGACTTTCCATTGCCACATTTTACACAAAGAGATTAGATGGTGAAATATATCCAGCATCCAGTTTGATCTCTGAAAAAACTCCTGCATTGTTTCGAAGAGTGACAGTTGAAGAATACTTTAGGAACCGGTATGCTCGTGAGCTTAGGGGAAAATCTCAACTGGATGACCTGAGAATTCAAAATGGTCAAGGCTAGTACGATTATTTTGGATAATTGCAGATTTGTGCCTGGAATCTTCTGATGATAATTGTGCTTATTTTGGATCAGtatctttcatttttgaaaTAGAATTTTTGCAGGCTAGTCATGTTTTTATGATATTTCAAGAACTATTTCACTTGCTTTCCGAGTTAAAGATGATTCAAATATGATAACGCTTGCATGTCCAATTACATCCTTATCAACAATATACTTTGTTACAATGTCACTGAAGTTGAATATATAACAACATACTTGGGTTATATGTTGTCATTTGGCTTAACCATCCGTCACATTAAGCAGATTGTTGTGATAATGTGTTTTACAACCTTCCCCAGTAGCATGCATGTTGTTAAAATAAGTAGTTTTTACCGAAAATATTCAGGgcaataaattgtaaaaaattttgtattactTGTAGCAACATTGTTCGAACATATCTTAAATGTTCCATAGCACACATTGCATGAGTACATAAGTTGTAACTTGttaccaataataataataataaatagtaataataattatcaataactaaaaatgaGACAGATGTTACTTACACAAGTGGAACCTCGATTCACAAGCAAAATATGAGGTTTTAATTGGTTGTTatcagagaaaaatataaagataattaatgcCTAAACATAAACAGCTATGAATGTATAAATGACTAATTGGCTACAATTTAAATCCTCTATTTTCTTAATAGTGCACAGTCAATTACAACACAACACCAGATTGCAGCGTGTTAGAAAAAGTTTTAGGTAATCATAGCATACTGTCATTTGTTCATTCATTTCTTATGACATATATGTTTTAATCAATTATGATAATTACCCTTGTAACAAGATTTGCATAGATAAAAAGTCAAGAGCAATGGTGGATGATAATCTTTTAACTGCAGACCCGCAATGGTGGATTACTCTCACAAGTTAAGAGCAAATGCTGACAAGCtcaaaataatacattttaaaCTGTTGCAATGCTCCAAGACCAATACCAAGttgtgaaagaaaaataaaaaggagaaaagaCAACAAAACGCAGTATTGAAAATACCTTCACCTTTTGGGTTGATGACAAGGTGGGAaccacaaataattaattggctGATGGTTTGTTATCGTTATCAATAGAGGATAGTTTTGACCTGcgaatattttattatgcattCGAAACAtgtgcaaaaaataaaaaaaatacttcatGAATGGTTAGGTGGAGGAAGCTGATTAATTTCTTGGAAAAAGATTCCTTTTTACTTTTGTGATTGTCAGCACTCAGTCTTGTTCCAAAACCAATACAAAGCTGCAGCAATCTTGAAAGGATTTGAGGAACAAAAGATGGCCCAGATTGCAAGATCTCTCCTTGTGCCTTGTGTTCAAGAGTTGGTCAAGAATCCTGCGTTAGTTGTCCCCGACAGATACATACGTCCAGATCAAGATTCACCCCTCATTTCTGATGATACTTTGATTTCACAGATACCAGTTATTGACATGCAAAGCTTACTTTCTGGAGAATCAATGGATTCTGAGCTAGCCAAGCTCGACTTCGTTTGCAAAGAATGGGGTTTTTTCCAGGTATAATTCTTTagcaaaattagaaaattgttTCGCCAGAACATGCTTGTTTGTGAACAAGAATCGAGAAATATGCAAATTCTCAATCAAATaggcaaaattaaaattcatatttatttcttaaaccCACGTATCATTGATGTTAGCAGATCATGGTTTCACTTTTCGGTGTTGTCAGTGGCTTAGGACTGCAGCTTGTGAAAAGAAGAACTTGTCTctggtttatttattattgactTTCTATACTGCTTTACCTTTCCCCCTCCAGACATGGGTTAATTAGCTATTTCATTCCTAAATGTCAAACACGCAATATGTATTAAAAAGACGGTCTTGAGAAATTTCACCTCCTCTGCCTCAATAGCTTTTGGTACCTTATGAGAAATATGCttctgtcaaaattttaaaagatatactATAGTAAATTGTGTAAGACCTCTTAGAAAATGTACTCATTTCTGTATTCAATGTTGCAAATTTACtctaatttaaagataattcGAAGTAACATTGAGATTATTTGCTGTtgtatgatttttcaaattctagGTGTGAACAAACCACAAGAACTTCATGCTTATTATAGTTATTCTAGAATAACCGAAATTTCTCCGATAGAATGAGTAAA encodes:
- the LOC102616978 gene encoding protein SRG1, translated to MAKIGGSLLVPCVQELVKNPMLVVPPRYIRPDQDSPINSDDTLISQIPVIDMQSLLSEESMDSELAKLDFACKEWGFFQLVNHGVSSAFLEKLKKEVQGFFNLSMEEKKKYWQHPGDVEGFGQAFVVSEEQKLDWADIFSMITLPVHLRKPHLFPKLPPLLRDTLEVYSMELKSLAMNLISKMGKVLNIKDEELREFFENGFQSMRMNYYPPCPQPEKVMGLTPHSDGSALTILLQINEVEGLQIKNDGKWIPITPLPNAFIVNIGDTLEIITNGTYRSIEHRAIVNSLQERLSIATFYTKRLDGEIYPASSLISEKTPALFRRVTVEEYFRNRYARELRGKSQLDDLRIQNGQG